One genomic segment of Fusobacterium sp. includes these proteins:
- a CDS encoding adhesion protein FadA — MKKILLGCLLLISAASFAATDVTVTLEQLEQNFQQLEAEERAMYNQRKAEAEIAEKVLAEQKATYQQIITQEKRITDVKEFRYYKGQYNQLAKKYADAKRALEDEMKKQEEIIYMFEVMK, encoded by the coding sequence ATGAAAAAAATATTATTAGGTTGCTTATTATTAATATCAGCAGCATCTTTTGCAGCAACAGATGTTACAGTGACTCTTGAACAATTAGAACAAAATTTTCAGCAATTAGAAGCTGAAGAAAGAGCTATGTATAATCAGAGAAAGGCAGAAGCTGAAATAGCTGAAAAAGTATTAGCAGAACAAAAAGCTACATATCAACAGATAATTACACAAGAAAAGCGTATAACTGATGTAAAAGAATTTAGATACTATAAAGGGCAATATAATCAGCTTGCAAAAAAATATGCAGATGCTAAAAGAGCTTTGGAAGATGAAATGAAAAAACAGGA